The following proteins are encoded in a genomic region of Synechococcus sp. CBW1002:
- a CDS encoding IS3 family transposase, whose translation MSRQCALLGLPRSTLYYRPTPVRVSTLRIMARIDALYLEDPCSGSRRMVDYLAQDGIPISRDRVRNLMRRMGLRAIYQKPRTTVPGDPSVRFPCLVDLTQVTSVDQVWATDITYIPLQKGFLYLVAIMDLHSRHVLSWRLSNSLDTKFCLEALEMALGGGRRPEIFHSDQGCQFTSADFVARLKGERIQISWSGRKRCYDNILVERLWRTVKYEEVYLRAYSDGWDAEISLARFLWRYCHVRPHSSLGGKTPHAVYTEAEPCSTRPGLTMSGAGTVQ comes from the coding sequence ATCAGCAGGCAGTGTGCGCTGCTGGGGCTGCCTCGATCCACGCTGTACTACCGGCCGACACCGGTCCGTGTATCGACGCTGCGGATCATGGCCAGGATCGATGCTCTCTACCTGGAGGATCCCTGCAGCGGCAGCCGCCGGATGGTGGACTATCTGGCCCAAGATGGTATCCCGATCAGCCGAGATCGAGTGCGAAACCTCATGCGGCGCATGGGATTACGGGCGATCTACCAGAAGCCCCGGACGACGGTTCCAGGTGATCCGTCCGTGCGGTTCCCCTGCCTGGTGGACCTCACGCAGGTCACGTCGGTGGATCAGGTCTGGGCGACCGACATCACCTACATCCCTCTGCAGAAAGGGTTCCTCTATCTGGTGGCGATCATGGATCTCCATTCCAGGCATGTGCTCAGCTGGAGGCTCTCCAACAGCCTTGACACGAAGTTCTGTCTGGAGGCCCTGGAGATGGCCTTGGGAGGCGGCCGTAGGCCAGAGATCTTCCACTCCGATCAAGGCTGTCAGTTCACGTCCGCTGACTTTGTGGCCAGACTCAAAGGGGAGCGGATCCAGATCAGCTGGTCCGGCAGAAAGCGGTGCTACGACAACATCCTTGTTGAACGGCTGTGGAGGACTGTCAAGTACGAGGAGGTCTACCTACGGGCATACAGCGATGGCTGGGACGCTGAAATCAGCCTGGCCCGCTTCCTGTGGCGGTATTGCCATGTAAGACCTCACAGTTCCCTTGGAGGCAAAACTCCCCACGCGGTCTACACTGAGGCCGAACCATGTTCCACCCGTCCTGGGTTAACGATGTCAGGGGCCGGAACTGTCCAATAA
- a CDS encoding sulfotransferase — MIDPIFLLSPPRSFSSVVSSIIGQHPDLYCFPELHLLYRDDIGHLLSNKSNIKYARFAPSGLLRAIAQVHENKQDSAACSRAWMWLANNQSMTSKQLFEYLCNAYYPRVCIEKSPPNTKTIDRMIRLFKYYPNAKFIHLTRSVVGASKSLKEFFEFRRTVNSPAAGHPMVKENYALMWYAMHRNILKFRSIVPPSNFLTVSGEAILSDPRVVLPQLCRWLGVSDDSLCIDEMLKPEASPYAFYGPRMAPCGNDPKFITNPEFRQMRRKKYSQYDVREYLLSNGRPAFTRSYLDKLDDEATIERLHSWDYSMLELVMDMEAQLGYA; from the coding sequence ATGATTGATCCTATTTTTTTATTGAGTCCGCCTCGTTCTTTCTCATCAGTTGTTTCGTCTATTATTGGCCAGCATCCTGATCTCTATTGTTTTCCTGAGCTCCACCTTCTTTATCGTGATGACATAGGTCATTTACTATCTAATAAGTCAAACATCAAGTATGCAAGATTTGCACCTAGTGGCCTTCTGAGAGCAATCGCACAGGTTCACGAAAACAAACAAGATAGTGCAGCCTGTAGCCGTGCTTGGATGTGGCTGGCGAACAATCAGTCAATGACTAGCAAGCAGCTGTTTGAATATCTATGCAATGCCTATTATCCTAGGGTCTGTATCGAGAAGTCGCCGCCAAATACTAAGACAATTGATCGCATGATCAGATTATTTAAATACTATCCAAATGCCAAATTTATTCATCTTACGCGAAGTGTTGTCGGTGCTTCAAAATCTTTGAAGGAGTTCTTCGAGTTTAGGCGTACAGTTAATAGTCCTGCGGCAGGGCATCCTATGGTTAAGGAGAACTATGCTTTAATGTGGTATGCCATGCATCGCAATATACTGAAGTTTCGCTCTATTGTTCCGCCTTCCAACTTCCTTACTGTTAGTGGGGAGGCAATTCTATCTGATCCACGAGTAGTTCTACCTCAACTATGTCGCTGGCTTGGTGTCTCGGACGATAGTTTATGCATTGATGAGATGCTCAAGCCTGAGGCGTCCCCTTATGCCTTTTATGGTCCACGTATGGCACCTTGTGGCAATGATCCGAAGTTTATAACTAATCCGGAGTTTCGGCAAATGAGGCGAAAAAAATATTCTCAATACGATGTACGGGAGTATCTTCTTTCTAATGGACGACCTGCATTTACTCGTTCCTACCTTGATAAGCTTGATGATGAAGCAACTATAGAACGCCTACATTCCTGGGATTACTCTATGCTTGAACTAGTTATGGATATGGAGGCACAACTTGGCTACGCCTGA